A region from the Melanotaenia boesemani isolate fMelBoe1 chromosome 11, fMelBoe1.pri, whole genome shotgun sequence genome encodes:
- the polb gene encoding DNA polymerase beta: MSKRKAPQESLNEGITDFLVELANYEKNVNRAIHKYNAYRKAASTIAKYPQKIKNGEEARKLDGVGAKIAEKIDEFLQTGKLRKLEKIRNDDTSSSINFLTRVTGIGPAAARKFFEEGVKTLDDLKKIEHKLNHHQKIGLKYFEEFEKRIPRAEMEEMEALILKELKKIDTEYIGTICGSYRRGASSSGDIDILLTHPDYTSQTEKQPKLLHDVVDHLESIGFVTDTLSKGDTKFMGVCQLQESDEEEEAYLHRRIDIRLIPNDQYYCGVLYFTGSDIFNKNMRTHALEKGFTLNEYTIRPLGVTGIAGEPLLVDSERDIFEYIQYKYKEPKDRSE, from the exons ATGAGTAAGAGAAAAGCGCCACAGGAATCTCTAAACGAGGGAATAACGGACTTTCTTGTCG AGCTGGCCAACTAcgagaaaaatgtaaacagagcAATACACAAGTACAATGCATACAG GAAAGCAGCATCTACCATTGCTAAGTACCCTCAGAAGATCAAGAATGGAGAAGAGGCAAGGAAACTG GATGGCGTTGGAGCTAAAATAGCAGAAAAGATTGATGAGTTCCTTCAAACTGGCAAACTAAGGAAACTGGAAAAG ATCCGTAATGACGACACTAGCAGTTCCATCAATTTTCTCACCAGAGTTACAGGAATTGG cccagctgctgccaggaagtTTTTTGAAGAAGGAGTGAAGACGTTGGATG atttaaaaaagattGAGCACAAGCTTAATCACCATCAAAAGATTGGCCTCAA GTACTTTGAAGAATTTGAGAAGAGGATCCCTAGAGCTGAAATGGAAGAGATGGAG gCTCTCATTCTCAAGGAGTTGAAGAAAATCGATACAGAGTATATTGGAACAATCTGTGGAAGCTACAGGAGAG GTGCATCATCAAGTGGTGACATTGATATTTTGCTCACCCATCCAGACTACACTTCTCAAACTGAGAAGCAA cctAAGCTCCTTCATGATGTGGTTGACCATTTGGAGTCTATTGGGTTTGTGACTGACACACTTTCTAAAGGAGACACCAAATTCATG GGAGTTTGCCAACTACAGGAGAgcgatgaggaggaggaagcataCCTTCACCGGCGTATTGATATTAG ACTGATTCCCAATGACCAGTACTACTGTGGAGTTCTGTATTTCACTGGAAGTgacattttcaataaaaacatgaggacTCATGCTCTGGAGAAGGGCTTCACTCTTAATGAATACACCATACGACCACTGGGTGTCACTG GCATAGCAGGGGAGCCTCTGTTGGTGGATAGTGAGAGAGACATCTTTGAATACATCCAGTACAAATACAAAGAGCCCAAGGACCGGAGCGAGTGA
- the enkd1 gene encoding enkurin domain-containing protein 1 isoform X2, with translation MCEGPSTISGPIPPDPSLFPQYYKRPASARGRLEGNNDGTLALLLGPLAPDPVLYPECYSAHLPTHRPRISPSATHILERGRKGVVGELLRPDSVSVTPVPKQKQKVHNFGKENIRRLREIQKRCKEQEAERVQSRPVPVKALWTSSKYQNVSSRVMAQLEVSTSTVKPQCQNFLKAHSNGGIAASPRPSAVAVHRPASCNSIQDQDLKVQGQSIDFIKRNTQAAGRTVFRRSKSLTNLKDKPVPTAVKGQVPQYLEERKLQWRKEEEERKRNAPDPTIPAGHTLMPESKKQETLKSLKDTHRSLVTELLSLPLKADSLSIRSRRAHLDCRLSEIEEAIKIFSRDKVYIKNDS, from the exons ATGTGTGAAGGACCTTCCACCATATCTGGGCCAATCCCTCCAGATCCTTCTCTGTTTCCTCAGTACTACAAACGACCAGCCTCAG CTCGTGGTCGTTTAGAGGGAAACAATGATGGGACATTGGCCCTTCTCTTGGGTCCACTTGCTCCGGATCCTGTGTTGTATCCGGAATGCTACAGTGCACATTTACCAACACATCGCCCCCGCATCAGCCCAAGTGCCACCCACATTCTGGAACGTGGACGTAAAGGGGTTGTGGGAGAACTACTCAGACCAGACAGTGTCTCTGTCACTCCTGTTCCTAAACAAA AACAGAAAGTACATAACTTTGGCAAAGAGAATATACGTCGACTCCGGGAGATCCAGAAGCGCTGCAAAGAACAGGAAGCTGAGAGAGTACAGTCCCGTCCTGTTCCAGTTAAAGCTCTTTGGACCTCCTCAAAATACCAGAATGTCTCATCCAGGGTGATGGCCCAGCTAGAG GTTTCCACCTCAACTGTTAAGCCACAGTGTCAAAACTTTCTGAAGGCCCACTCTAATGGTGGCATTGCTGCGTCTCCAAGACCTTCAGCTGTAGCTGTACACCGCCCGGCCTCCTGCAACTCTATACAGGACCAGGACTTGAAg GTGCAAGGTCAGAGCATAGATTTCATAAAACGTAACACCCAGGCTGCAGGAAGAACAGTTTTTCGCCGGTCCAAGTCACTGACAAACCTCAAAGATAAACCTGTGCCCACTGCAGTCAAAGGACAGGTGCCTCAGTA CCTTGAAGAACGAAAACTGCAGTGGcgtaaagaggaggaggagaggaagagaaatgCACCTGACCCTACAATCCCAGCTGGTCACACCCTGATGCCTGAGAGCAAgaaacaggaaacactgaaatccCTGAAAGATA CCCACCGTTCCTTGGTGACCGAGCTGCTCTCGCTCCCCCTGAAGGCTGACAGTCTGAGTATTCGCTCACGTCGGGCTCATCTTGATTGCAGGCTTTCTGAAATCGAGGAGGCCATTAAAATATTCTCCAGAGAcaaagtttatataaaaaatgattCCTAA
- the enkd1 gene encoding enkurin domain-containing protein 1 isoform X1, with protein MIVDLCSLLIALLCIFSHTLAGAHNVNETFCQFLQFQMCEGPSTISGPIPPDPSLFPQYYKRPASARGRLEGNNDGTLALLLGPLAPDPVLYPECYSAHLPTHRPRISPSATHILERGRKGVVGELLRPDSVSVTPVPKQKQKVHNFGKENIRRLREIQKRCKEQEAERVQSRPVPVKALWTSSKYQNVSSRVMAQLEVSTSTVKPQCQNFLKAHSNGGIAASPRPSAVAVHRPASCNSIQDQDLKVQGQSIDFIKRNTQAAGRTVFRRSKSLTNLKDKPVPTAVKGQVPQYLEERKLQWRKEEEERKRNAPDPTIPAGHTLMPESKKQETLKSLKDTHRSLVTELLSLPLKADSLSIRSRRAHLDCRLSEIEEAIKIFSRDKVYIKNDS; from the exons ATGATTGTCGATCTGTGCAGTTTACTTATAGCCCTTCTATGTATATTTTCACATACTCTAGCTGGAGCACACAATGTTAATGAAACTTTTTGTCAGTTTCTGCAATTTCAGATGTGTGAAGGACCTTCCACCATATCTGGGCCAATCCCTCCAGATCCTTCTCTGTTTCCTCAGTACTACAAACGACCAGCCTCAG CTCGTGGTCGTTTAGAGGGAAACAATGATGGGACATTGGCCCTTCTCTTGGGTCCACTTGCTCCGGATCCTGTGTTGTATCCGGAATGCTACAGTGCACATTTACCAACACATCGCCCCCGCATCAGCCCAAGTGCCACCCACATTCTGGAACGTGGACGTAAAGGGGTTGTGGGAGAACTACTCAGACCAGACAGTGTCTCTGTCACTCCTGTTCCTAAACAAA AACAGAAAGTACATAACTTTGGCAAAGAGAATATACGTCGACTCCGGGAGATCCAGAAGCGCTGCAAAGAACAGGAAGCTGAGAGAGTACAGTCCCGTCCTGTTCCAGTTAAAGCTCTTTGGACCTCCTCAAAATACCAGAATGTCTCATCCAGGGTGATGGCCCAGCTAGAG GTTTCCACCTCAACTGTTAAGCCACAGTGTCAAAACTTTCTGAAGGCCCACTCTAATGGTGGCATTGCTGCGTCTCCAAGACCTTCAGCTGTAGCTGTACACCGCCCGGCCTCCTGCAACTCTATACAGGACCAGGACTTGAAg GTGCAAGGTCAGAGCATAGATTTCATAAAACGTAACACCCAGGCTGCAGGAAGAACAGTTTTTCGCCGGTCCAAGTCACTGACAAACCTCAAAGATAAACCTGTGCCCACTGCAGTCAAAGGACAGGTGCCTCAGTA CCTTGAAGAACGAAAACTGCAGTGGcgtaaagaggaggaggagaggaagagaaatgCACCTGACCCTACAATCCCAGCTGGTCACACCCTGATGCCTGAGAGCAAgaaacaggaaacactgaaatccCTGAAAGATA CCCACCGTTCCTTGGTGACCGAGCTGCTCTCGCTCCCCCTGAAGGCTGACAGTCTGAGTATTCGCTCACGTCGGGCTCATCTTGATTGCAGGCTTTCTGAAATCGAGGAGGCCATTAAAATATTCTCCAGAGAcaaagtttatataaaaaatgattCCTAA